CATGTCGATCCGCGAAGCGGCCTCACTCGTCATTGAAAGTACGGCGGATGGAAAGCCGAATGCAATCCATATCTTGAATATGGGCGAGCTCATCAATATCTACGATGTGGCACTCTGTCTTATCCGTTCCAGGAATCATGTGCCTGATGAGGATGTAGAGGTTCGGATTACTGGGCTCCGGAAAGGGGAGAAGATGATCGAGGAACTCTACACCGAAACAGAGAAGGGGAACCTGCGTCAACTTAAAGGTGGTAAAAGTATCTATACGTTAAAGAATGAAGAAGAATGTCCAGTCGATATTGTCAACGTGCTGAATGAATTAGAGGCTATCGTAAAAGAAGTGGATGCCAAAGGTGATCTTCGAAAAAAAATTCGCCAGATATTTCCTTCACTCAAAAAGATCTAAGTCTCATGTACAAGCAACTTGTAGATTTTACAAGTAGAATATTGAAAGTAGACGCGGGATATTTTTTCCGGAATGGATTCTGGGTGTCATTTCGTTACGCCTTTGTTTCAATTATTGGCCTAGCGACGACAATTGTGTTTACGCGGATGGCCCCCAAGGAGGTGTATGGCGCGTATCAGTACATCCTCTCTTTTGTTGCTTTCTTCTCTTTCCTTTCTCTCCCAGGGATGAATATAGCTGCCCTCAAGTCTGTGGTGAATGGTAATGACAGTGCGGTTTTCCAGGCGATTAAGTGGAGTTTCCTTTCCGGACTTCTCGGTATCCCATGCATTATCGGTTACAGACTGTATTATCAAGGCACGCAGGAAATACCAGCAATTCTTTTTATTATTATTGCCCTTGCTTTTGCCCCATACTATGCACTCAATACGTGGTACGTATTCTATGAGGGTCGGCAAGACTTTTTTTCAGTCGCCTGGAGAGCACTTTTTGCTGTAGTAGTTAATTTCCTAGCGCTTTGGATCGCACTTTTATTTGATGCGTCGCTTACGATGCTCATAGCAGTCTATTTCGCTACGGGAATCATTACTTCAGCAGTATTCTGTTTTGAAATATGGCTCAAAACAAAAAAGAAACTCCCATCCGTACCTCCTTTATCCGAAGACAAACTAGATGCCCGTTATGGCTTAGCCGCGACTGCGCAAAAACTAATTTTTAACGCTTCTGAAACCTTACCCCTCATGACCATCGGTTCGGTTTATGGATTTGCCGAGGTTGCAATTTTTCAGGTTGCATTTTTTGTCTACTCCAGTATAAGTGGATACATCGGAGCGCTCATAGCCATGTATCTTCCTCGATTATTTTCCGGCACGCGGCTTGAGAGAGGGAAAATGAT
This is a stretch of genomic DNA from Candidatus Moraniibacteriota bacterium. It encodes these proteins:
- a CDS encoding oligosaccharide flippase family protein gives rise to the protein MYKQLVDFTSRILKVDAGYFFRNGFWVSFRYAFVSIIGLATTIVFTRMAPKEVYGAYQYILSFVAFFSFLSLPGMNIAALKSVVNGNDSAVFQAIKWSFLSGLLGIPCIIGYRLYYQGTQEIPAILFIIIALAFAPYYALNTWYVFYEGRQDFFSVAWRALFAVVVNFLALWIALLFDASLTMLIAVYFATGIITSAVFCFEIWLKTKKKLPSVPPLSEDKLDARYGLAATAQKLIFNASETLPLMTIGSVYGFAEVAIFQVAFFVYSSISGYIGALIAMYLPRLFSGTRLERGKMITHNLLSGLLIAGGMALFLVVLFPFLFGDGYRESVRIAWYLLPIVVLLPLKSYLTSYFTANHRITLLIVTYLVGNVLAGIIFYLVRAEGAGIAGSLYVATLVLITTILLLLSYFPDAASRKTASI